The DNA segment CCACCACCTTCCCAGAGCAGACCAGTTGCTGTTACTGGAAAACTGCTGGACCCCGTTGTTTTTGTTGGGATTGGCCCAGGAGAGAGTGAGCTTTGACGTGATAGAGACCCCAGGCCACAGTATGCTGAAGAGAATCCTGCTGAATGGGCAAGGCCTGATCAAGACTGAGAAAGAGGAAAGGAGGCAGCCAACGCTTGCTGGTGTGCAGAGAGTTAAAATGTGTCTGCACAAGTTGTGGGGCTTGGATCTGAATCCAACAGAGTATGCATATCTGAAAGGAGCAATCCTCTTCAACCCTGGTAACTTAATAttctttattttttctttattcTAGTATATGTAATGAACTAAAGGAATTGTAATAGTGCCATATTTACACCAAAAATATAGGGATTGTCCGTTGTatttggtgctcccaatgtggccttgacgtaaattgggggatcactttgtcaagcacctccactctccACCAAAAGTGTAATTTCCCGGtggacaaccattttaattcctatccccatccccattccatcatgtcagtctgtggcctcgtcttctgccatgatgaggccactgtcaggttggagcagcagcaccttctactctgtctatgtagcctccagcctgatggtatgaacattgatttctctttatggtaattccccccccccttacCTTTTCTCCTCCCCTGCCTATCGTGTCCCCCcggtgcctctccttcttcccgtTCTCTCATGGTCTGCACTCCTCTTCGATTaggttcctccttctccagccatttacctttcccacccacctggcttcacctatcaccttctagcttgtcttccttctcctccccacagcctttttattctggtgtctacccccttcctttcccgtctTGATAGATGGTCTCggcatgaaatgtcgactgtttattcattttcatagatgctgcctgacctgctgaggtcctccagctctTTGTGTGTGTTTACACAAAATAAATTAGTTTACAGGAGTCCAACAGTAACATTACTGTGACTGGAACATTAGCAGTGGGGTGACATAGTAGTTAGAGCTATTGTCTCACTGCTTTGGCATCCAGGGCTTGGTTTTATCTGTGTAGAGTTGCTGTGTTCTCCGTGTGAATTTCCATAGGTTTCTTTTCAAATCCCAAACGTGTGACAGTAGGTTAACTGGCTAATACAAACTACTCTAGCTGGTGTGGCAAAATCAACATCAACAGGGagttgagtgtgagtgtgagagtgtgtcagagagagaagTTAGTTGCAGGGCGACGGGGAAAGAAATGAGAGGGGATTTGGTTGGGATTGCGTTCTTGAGGGCTGGCACAGATTCAATGGACTGAACCCTTCTTTGTCGtactaagtaaataatactgTATGTTAGCAGTAGTTTGAGCTGAAGGTTCACAGTCTGGAGGTACTGTCAACTTTTGTCAAGGATATTGTCAAAAATAATTATGCGTTTTGGGGGGTTGTGTGATTATTTATTAATAATTTCAGatagtattttttaaaattcctatCTTTCGTTGTTCTTCAGTATTTCCACCACTTTTGGGGTGTTTGGGTCCTCTGCATTATCAACAGGGCACAACTTAAACTGCCTGATTTTCTGGTTATGAATCCTTACTGTGGTGCCGAACCCAAATGAGGATTCAAGTAGGGACTCTGTTTTGGATGTAACCTCTCAGGGTCAAATGGTGTTAAACCTAAAAATGGATTTAATCACTGAGTATCCTGGAAACAAATTAAATGAATATGATATTCATTTCGGACAGATGAAACAAATTCTAAACCAACTTGAAGGTCAgatcctttcaataaaatgctCTGATTCTTCATAGGCCAGCTGCCTTTAGCTCCATTGCATGGGCTTTGCATCTGATCTTGCTTGTGCTTCTATCTTTTATAGATTTACCTGGACTCCAAGCTCCAGATTACATTGAAAGCCTTCAGCATGAGGCACAGTGTGTACTCCACAAGGTCCTGATGCCTCTTCCTTCCAAGGACAACAGCCGCTTTGCCCACGTTTTAATTACCATCTCCGGCCTGAAGACCATCAGTGCTGATCTGATAACAGAACTCTTTTTCAGGCCAGTGATCGGAGCAGCCGACATGAGTGAGCTGCTGCTGGAGATCCTTTATAACCAGTCAAGCACAGCCACCATCATTACTGCCAATGGACTGTTTGTTTGATTCCCCTGCCTGGCCAAGCCTCTCGGCGCACTCACAGCTCACCCACATCACTTGGTCACTCCTACATTATTGCCCTCCTACGACAGCTGCCCACTCGAGCGTCGGTACTCACCCACACCCTCTTCCCACTTATACTTGACTGTTCTTTCACTGACTAACCTTGCCAAGTGCCCTTCTGTACCTCACTGCTGCTAATGCAGTTCCCGCTTACATCACTCACCCGCCTGCTCCTGCCCTGTTCTATGTTGAACTACCTCATTACATATCCCTCGCCCACGAAGATCTCACTGCTTGTTCGTAGAGCCACAACCCACCCACACCTTAAGGACCatccacatttcccttccttttgCTGCCACCTGCTGTTCCATATTATTTTTTATCATGAATAAAGATATTGTACTTATTTTAAACAGTTTATTTCCTTTActgagtcaaagttcaaagtaactttagtAACCAagtgcatacagtatatgtcGCCCTATAcgatcctgagattcattcttctgtgggcatactcaataagtttataaaataataatcataacagaatcaatgacaaaCCAAGCAACTAGGGGTTCAATCAGAGTTCAGAAGACAAGCTACGCAAATCAtaagagataataataataaaaaataaataagcaataaatatcgaacatgagatgaagagttcttgacagAGAGTTCATTGGTTTCGGGGACATCtcaatgttggggcaagtgaattttGGTTGAAGAGTATGATGGGTGAAGGTTAGGAacagttcctgaacatggtggtgcgagtcctgaggctcctttacctcctcctggatcacagcagcgagaagagagcatgtcctgggtggtgggggtccccgatcatggacgctgctttcctgcaacggcgtttcacgtagatgtgctcaatgtccaTACGCTTATTGTCgattcaaagtaacacacaagTAGACACTGTAGCCATTTCATTCCAGTTGCACCACAGATATTAGACAATTGCTTAACTccacatggggagaaggcaggagaatggggttgaggaggataataaatcaaccatgatggaatggtggagcagactcgatgggccaaatggcctaattctgctcctatgtcttatggaatctAAAGTTCTCTCATGCTCATCATTTAGGAAAAGGAATAGACATACAACTTGTTGAATCTAATTGCTTGTCACTTGTCAAAAACTAAATGTAGTATTTCCCATTACCATAGAAAATGCttggaaaactcagcaggtcaggcagcatctatgaatagaCAACCAATTTTTGAGCCTGTGATCAGAACTCAGAAAAAGAGACACATAATTTAGTTAAAGTGGGATAGAAAATGAAGGACAGACATGCAGAACAAAGGGACTGGCTTATAGGATGAGTTGTAATGAATTAATGGGGACATTTTGGTGTTCCTCTCTGCGCCCCGTGGCACATCAGGTGGCAAACTAAGCCGTTTCCTtagtattttgtctgttttttaggGACACTCGACCCAGCTAGAAAGTGcgcaaggagctggccggattcaaACCTGGGATCGCTTGCCTCAAAGTCCGGTGTgggtgccactacaccactggctggcaaaatggggcggggggggtgctTATCGGCCCATCGAGCTTCTAAGTCTGCACAATGAGTTAATGTTAAGTTGGTGGATCTAGTATGTAGGACAAAAACAAAACGGAaactgctaaaaaaaaaagaggatcaggcattcatagtcatagtcatactttattgatcctgagggagattggttttcattacagttgcaccataaataattaaatagtaataaaaccataaatagttaaatagtaatatgtaaattttgccaggaaataagttcaggaccagcctattggctcagggtgtctgaccctccaagggaggagttgtaaagtttgatggccacaggcaggaatgacttcctatgacgctctgtgttgcatctcggtggatctTATGTggaaagcatctgtggaaagagaaacagttaatcaATCCTAAGAAAGAGAGATATAAGTTAGCAGTAAAGTGTTGGTGAGACAGATAATTTATTGTTGATGCGATTGTGGTATACTGAGAtgtgctcagcaggccagactgtagacaggaagaaagaaaaaggaatggCAAGCAGAAATGCTTCTTATGCAAACAGAAAGAAAGTTATCCAGACTTAAAAGAATTCAATATTAAACTTCGAAGGCTGCATTGTGCACAGATGGGAGGTGAATTGTTACACTGGGTCACAGAAAGAGagatcagtgtgggaatgggacagtgaattaaaatgttgggcaaCTGGGAGCTAAGGGTCATGTCTGTAGTCGGAGTGCAGATGCCCCACAAAGCCATCTCTCAACAATGGGGAGATGGACACCATCTTGAGCATAGAATGCAGTGTACTAAATTGGAAGAAACCCCAAGTGGAGATTCTTCCAATCTAGTGtggcttggaggcttgcgtgccttaaTGACCcaaagagctatgttggctggagtcagggctttctgctttggctcttggtaggatcacccacgccagacaggtcaaagggtagaggccaggctaagagtggtccactagacctccaggttcaggggttcagctcagggctaacaaccctcaaTAGTaatacaaaattgttacagaaacagcaatgaagaatccgtctacatctgagtgcgacggtattcttGAGTCTCCTTCCGGGACTTGCATGATTTGACAGTGGTGAGaatcgagaggaagctactgacacgatgaaggaagccccgaacaccgccagagatggaggagccTCATTGCTGCCCGAAATGCCAGTGGAATAATGGGCAGTGAGTACGTAAGTAAGATTGGAAGAAGTGCAATTGAATAGTTGCTTACCCTGGAATGTATGTTTAAAATCCTGAGGAGTGGGAAAAAGTAAAAGGACCAGAGTACACCTCCTGTGGTTGCACAGGATAATGCCGTAAAATGTGGAGTGGTAGATAGAAGAGTAGACAAAGAAGATGTAaaggaaagattagctttattttaatttatttattgagatacagcatggaattggcccttcgagccacacagccccaatttaatcctagtctaatcatgggacaatttacaataaccaattaacctaccaactggtacctctttgggctgtgggaggaaaccggagcacccggggaaaacccatgcacattgaaacatgccGGTGAgatgcgtcatttgcgtcaaatcagatCCGCGAGAATTGTTCTGGGgtcagcctacaagtgtcaccacgctttaGGCCACAACGCAGCACACCCACAAGTTACCAACCCTAATCCTAGTTGCATgactttggaatctgggaggaaaccagagcacctggaggaaccccaCAAGGATCACGGACAGAACTTACAGGCAATGGCGGGAATCGAGAAGCAATCCCTATGAAATGCTGAGAGGGAGGGGAATATGTGTCTCATGGTGG comes from the Mobula hypostoma chromosome 26, sMobHyp1.1, whole genome shotgun sequence genome and includes:
- the LOC134338119 gene encoding nuclear receptor subfamily 0 group B member 2-like, with the translated sequence MACVSLLLDKCQCVSGVRQSAILYTILSQQRHLNFSHHSCSCETRRTVCLRTPQVTCQMVSDVLVKTVSFMKNLPSFHHLPRADQLLLLENCWTPLFLLGLAQERVSFDVIETPGHSMLKRILLNGQGLIKTEKEERRQPTLAGVQRVKMCLHKLWGLDLNPTEYAYLKGAILFNPDLPGLQAPDYIESLQHEAQCVLHKVLMPLPSKDNSRFAHVLITISGLKTISADLITELFFRPVIGAADMSELLLEILYNQSSTATIITANGLFV